A region from the Kribbella shirazensis genome encodes:
- a CDS encoding DEAD/DEAH box helicase: MTQHHQFDPESADGRAKKPRHKKHQNQSYGERLAADQTYDARNTARSEDRKPVKGYRSEQPRADRGQRSDERPRTERTERPQYNRDDRSRYNRDDRPQYNRDDRPQFNRDDRSQGDRPRFNRDDRPQYGNRNDRPQYNRDERPQFNRDERAPYRRDDRSQGDRPRFNRDDRPQFNRDERPRFERSEKSYRKDERVYSNDRRDAQVEQAVDLGTVAEDNQFAALGLSPRLVQRLARDGITSPFPIQAATIPDALAGKDVLGRGQTGSGKTLGFGLPTLMRLAGGRTESRRPRGMILVPTRELAMQVHDALEPLAHVMNVSLKLIAGGLPYPKQIDALRRGVDLLIATPGRLIDLCEQGAADLGAVEIAVLDEADHMCDMGFMPAVTTLLDMTPPEGQRLLFSATLDNDVDKIVKTYLKDPVQHSTESGQASVSTMEHHLLVIEPAHKQSLTAELASRDGRTIVFVRTKLGADRIATQLRDRGVMAAALHGGLTQGMRNRTLDQFKDGSVPVLVATDVAARGIHVDDVGLVVQADPPAEHKDYLHRAGRTARAGGKGAVVTLVLPHQRRGMMRMAETAGVKAEPVRARPGDELVTELTGGSKPSGFPVKLPAPKPQRFGKGGGGRGGKRFGNNRPGRGHDNRGGSGPRRTGNGPRRTDGKSYQH; this comes from the coding sequence GTGACCCAGCACCACCAGTTCGACCCTGAGTCTGCCGACGGGCGGGCCAAGAAGCCTCGACACAAGAAGCACCAGAACCAGTCCTACGGCGAACGCCTGGCCGCGGACCAGACGTACGACGCCCGGAACACCGCCCGCTCCGAGGACCGCAAGCCGGTCAAGGGCTACCGCTCCGAGCAGCCCCGCGCGGACCGTGGCCAGCGCTCCGACGAGCGTCCGCGCACCGAGCGGACCGAGCGGCCGCAGTACAACCGCGACGACCGGTCCCGTTACAACCGCGACGACCGGCCGCAGTACAACCGTGACGACCGTCCGCAGTTCAACCGGGACGACCGTTCGCAGGGTGACCGGCCGCGTTTCAACCGCGACGACCGTCCGCAGTACGGCAACCGCAACGACCGTCCGCAGTACAACCGTGACGAGCGGCCGCAGTTCAACCGGGACGAGCGTGCGCCGTACCGGCGGGACGACCGTTCGCAGGGTGACCGGCCGCGTTTCAACCGCGACGACCGGCCGCAGTTCAACCGGGACGAGCGGCCGCGGTTCGAGCGGAGTGAGAAGAGCTATCGGAAGGACGAGCGGGTGTACTCGAACGACCGCCGCGACGCGCAGGTGGAGCAGGCGGTGGATCTCGGTACTGTTGCCGAGGACAACCAGTTCGCCGCGCTCGGACTGTCACCGCGGCTCGTGCAGCGGCTGGCCCGGGACGGGATCACCTCGCCGTTCCCGATCCAGGCCGCGACCATCCCGGACGCGCTGGCCGGCAAGGACGTGCTCGGCCGCGGTCAGACCGGTTCCGGCAAGACCCTCGGCTTCGGGCTCCCGACGCTGATGCGGCTGGCCGGCGGCCGGACCGAGTCGCGCCGCCCGCGCGGCATGATCCTGGTTCCGACGCGTGAGCTCGCGATGCAGGTGCACGACGCCCTCGAGCCGCTCGCGCACGTGATGAACGTGTCGCTCAAGCTGATCGCCGGCGGCCTGCCGTACCCGAAGCAGATCGACGCGCTCCGGCGCGGTGTCGACCTGCTGATCGCCACCCCGGGCCGGTTGATCGACCTGTGCGAGCAGGGCGCGGCCGACCTCGGCGCCGTGGAGATCGCGGTCCTCGACGAGGCCGACCACATGTGCGACATGGGCTTCATGCCGGCCGTCACCACGTTGCTCGACATGACGCCGCCGGAGGGTCAGCGCCTGCTGTTCTCAGCGACGCTGGACAACGACGTCGACAAGATCGTGAAGACCTACCTGAAGGATCCGGTGCAGCACTCGACCGAGTCCGGCCAGGCGTCGGTCAGCACGATGGAGCACCACCTGCTGGTCATCGAGCCCGCCCACAAGCAGTCCCTGACCGCCGAGCTCGCCAGCCGCGACGGCCGGACCATCGTGTTCGTCCGTACCAAGCTGGGCGCCGACCGGATCGCGACGCAGCTGCGCGACCGTGGCGTGATGGCGGCGGCGCTGCACGGCGGCCTCACCCAGGGCATGCGGAACCGGACCCTCGACCAGTTCAAGGACGGTTCGGTGCCGGTGCTGGTGGCAACGGATGTCGCGGCCCGCGGTATCCACGTCGACGACGTCGGCCTGGTCGTCCAGGCTGACCCGCCGGCCGAGCACAAGGACTACCTGCACCGCGCGGGCCGTACGGCGCGTGCCGGGGGCAAGGGTGCCGTCGTCACGCTCGTCCTCCCGCACCAGCGGCGCGGCATGATGCGGATGGCCGAGACCGCCGGTGTGAAGGCCGAGCCGGTTCGCGCCCGTCCGGGCGACGAGCTGGTCACCGAGCTGACCGGCGGCAGCAAGCCGTCCGGCTTCCCGGTCAAGCTTCCTGCCCCGAAGCCGCAGCGCTTCGGCAAGGGCGGCGGCGGCCGGGGCGGCAAGCGGTTCGGTAACAACCGTCCGGGTCGCGGCCACGACAACCGTGGCGGCAGCGGTCCGCGCCGTACCGGCAACGGACCTCGCCGCACCGACGGCAAGTCCTACCAGCACTGA
- a CDS encoding TetR/AcrR family transcriptional regulator has translation MPSARGRNLTFTEEARRAQLIDVTIELVAERGYAAASLGRIAESAGITKAGVLYHFPSKQALVEVAYQHVLSALVEAVGAAVEAAGPADGPAAYIRSMVGHLRERPRHVRMLIEAMTSVAPLTDSKARWSAVADLLAAARAARGLGDPMDLRSAALLVGGGIDSIVAESLADPEYDAAAAAELLVEVVERGLLS, from the coding sequence ATGCCCTCAGCGCGCGGCCGGAACCTCACGTTCACCGAGGAAGCCCGCCGGGCGCAGCTGATCGACGTCACGATCGAGCTCGTCGCGGAGCGTGGGTACGCCGCCGCGTCGCTCGGGCGGATCGCGGAGAGCGCCGGAATCACGAAGGCCGGTGTGCTGTATCACTTCCCGTCCAAACAGGCGCTGGTCGAGGTGGCCTACCAGCACGTGCTGTCGGCGCTGGTGGAGGCGGTCGGTGCGGCCGTCGAGGCGGCGGGTCCGGCGGACGGCCCGGCGGCGTACATCCGGTCGATGGTCGGGCATCTCCGGGAGCGGCCGCGGCATGTGCGGATGCTCATCGAGGCGATGACGTCGGTCGCGCCGCTGACCGATTCGAAGGCGCGCTGGTCGGCGGTCGCGGACCTGCTGGCCGCGGCGCGGGCCGCGCGCGGGCTGGGCGATCCGATGGATCTGCGGTCCGCCGCACTGCTGGTCGGCGGCGGCATCGACTCGATCGTGGCCGAGTCGCTCGCCGATCCGGAGTACGACGCCGCGGCGGCCGCCGAGCTGCTCGTCGAGGTGGTGGAGCGAGGGCTGCTCTCCTAG
- a CDS encoding penicillin acylase family protein codes for MPRPALRTRLRTTIATVATTAAVAAVLAAVPAPTQAAPQAVAATPTDYCLEQCRDILPPGQNGNATFTDLLAFKALGVRPAHFSDTVKPYQDLVWNTQGMTDDGLAPYFDDASFGVKPGDVASTIQPRSDVTIVRDKSRGIPHITGTTRLGTMFGAGYAGAQDRLFVMDVFRHLGRGQLTPFAGGAPANRAFEQEFWRTAPYTEADLQRQFDDADELYGADGVKMQQDIQAWVDGVNHYIDTVGIAYPGEYVALGLDWPTPHWKVTDVVATAAVVAGIFGTGGGSEVTSALALLEAQAKYGVAEGTKVWESFRSQNDPEANTTVHNGATFPYGTTGPNPAGRALPDRGSVTPEPEVIDQTVHRTATAKPAPKGAEELRGIFDGGLFPEGFGKKGMSNALLVSGAHTQSGNPVAVYGPQTGYFAPQLLLRQELQGPGVSTRGIAFAGLNFYTLIGRGPDYSWSATSAGQDITDTFAVPLCEPNGGTPTKNSQYYVFRGRCVPIERLERHNEWYASLGSSEPAGSYTLVALRTEYGIVTHRGTVGGKPVLFTKNRSTYGNEAGSALGFMQFNDPGKIRSAADFQKAAANIGYTFNWFYTDKDSIAYYNSGDNPVRASGADPNLPTWSTYEWQGWNPDTNRATYTPPAQHPQVVNQDYLTSWNNKPAPEYSASDGQWGYNAVYRSQPLDDRIEAVIDSGQKFTRGKLVEAMEDAATVDLRGDKVLPYLLRVLKSAPITDPAVADAVTKLTAWQQSGAHRRTPNAASRTYDNADAIRILDAWWPLLVPAQFKDLGPDLYGALVANLKIDERPGAQGSAFQSGWWGFVQRDLRKVLGDPVQAPQPVTYCGAGSLAACRSVLTDTLLAAAKVPASTTYPATADCAAGDQFCADQIAHNPMGGITQDRIAWVNRPTYQQVIEFPAKRGDDVSNLAAGKTATASSYEKGWYNSPPALAVDGKLDTRWASDWSDPQWLKVDLGNEQNVSRVVLRWEAAYAKGYRMEVSRDGSTWQRVYATTAGDGGTDVVRFGAVPARYVRVTGTQRATSYGYSLYELQVFRC; via the coding sequence GTGCCCCGCCCCGCACTCCGAACCCGCCTTCGCACCACGATCGCCACCGTCGCCACGACGGCCGCCGTCGCCGCCGTTCTCGCGGCCGTGCCCGCGCCGACGCAGGCCGCGCCGCAGGCCGTTGCCGCGACCCCCACGGACTATTGCCTCGAGCAATGTCGCGACATCCTGCCGCCGGGCCAGAACGGCAACGCGACCTTCACGGATCTCCTTGCTTTCAAGGCATTGGGCGTCCGTCCGGCGCACTTCAGCGACACGGTGAAGCCGTACCAGGACCTCGTCTGGAACACCCAGGGCATGACGGACGACGGTCTCGCGCCGTACTTCGACGACGCCTCGTTCGGGGTGAAACCGGGAGACGTGGCAAGCACCATCCAGCCGCGCAGCGACGTGACGATCGTCCGCGACAAGTCGCGCGGGATCCCGCACATCACGGGCACGACCCGGCTGGGCACGATGTTCGGCGCCGGGTACGCCGGTGCGCAGGACCGCCTGTTCGTGATGGACGTGTTCCGGCACCTCGGCCGCGGACAGCTGACCCCGTTCGCGGGCGGTGCGCCGGCGAACCGCGCGTTCGAGCAGGAGTTCTGGCGGACCGCGCCGTACACCGAGGCGGATCTGCAGCGGCAGTTCGACGACGCGGACGAGTTGTACGGCGCGGACGGCGTGAAGATGCAGCAGGACATCCAGGCCTGGGTCGACGGCGTGAACCACTACATCGACACGGTCGGCATCGCGTACCCCGGTGAGTACGTCGCGCTCGGCCTGGACTGGCCGACGCCGCACTGGAAGGTGACGGACGTCGTCGCGACCGCGGCCGTGGTGGCGGGCATATTCGGCACCGGCGGCGGTTCGGAGGTCACGTCCGCGCTGGCGCTTCTCGAGGCGCAGGCGAAGTACGGCGTTGCCGAGGGCACCAAGGTGTGGGAGTCGTTCCGCTCGCAGAACGACCCGGAGGCCAACACCACGGTGCACAACGGCGCGACGTTCCCGTACGGAACCACCGGGCCGAACCCGGCCGGCCGTGCGCTGCCCGATCGCGGCTCGGTCACCCCGGAACCCGAGGTGATCGATCAGACCGTGCACCGGACGGCCACCGCCAAGCCGGCGCCGAAGGGCGCGGAGGAACTGCGCGGAATCTTCGACGGCGGACTGTTTCCGGAGGGATTCGGAAAGAAAGGAATGTCGAATGCGCTGCTCGTTTCCGGCGCGCACACGCAGTCCGGGAACCCGGTTGCCGTCTACGGCCCGCAGACCGGGTACTTCGCGCCGCAGCTTCTGCTCCGCCAGGAACTGCAGGGCCCGGGTGTCAGCACCCGCGGCATCGCCTTCGCCGGCCTGAACTTCTACACGCTGATCGGCCGCGGCCCCGATTACTCGTGGAGCGCGACGTCCGCCGGACAGGACATCACCGACACGTTCGCCGTTCCGCTCTGCGAGCCGAACGGCGGAACGCCGACGAAGAACTCGCAGTACTACGTTTTCCGCGGCCGCTGTGTGCCGATCGAGCGGCTCGAGCGGCACAACGAGTGGTACGCCAGCCTCGGCTCGTCGGAGCCGGCCGGGTCGTACACGTTGGTTGCCCTGCGCACCGAGTACGGCATCGTCACGCATCGCGGAACGGTCGGCGGCAAGCCGGTGCTGTTCACCAAGAACCGGTCGACGTACGGCAACGAGGCGGGTTCCGCGCTCGGGTTCATGCAGTTCAACGATCCCGGCAAGATCCGGTCGGCCGCCGACTTCCAGAAGGCGGCGGCGAACATCGGCTACACCTTCAACTGGTTCTACACCGACAAGGACTCGATCGCGTACTACAACTCCGGCGACAACCCGGTGCGCGCCTCCGGTGCGGATCCGAACCTGCCGACGTGGAGCACGTACGAGTGGCAGGGCTGGAACCCGGACACCAACCGCGCCACGTACACCCCGCCGGCCCAGCACCCGCAGGTCGTGAATCAGGACTATCTGACCAGCTGGAACAACAAGCCGGCCCCTGAGTACTCCGCATCGGACGGCCAGTGGGGCTACAACGCGGTCTACCGCAGCCAGCCGCTCGACGACCGGATCGAGGCGGTCATCGACAGCGGGCAGAAGTTCACCCGCGGCAAGCTGGTCGAGGCGATGGAGGACGCCGCCACGGTCGACCTCCGCGGCGACAAGGTCCTGCCGTACCTGCTCCGCGTCCTGAAGAGCGCGCCGATCACCGACCCGGCCGTCGCCGACGCGGTGACCAAGCTGACCGCCTGGCAACAGTCCGGCGCGCACCGCAGAACCCCCAACGCAGCATCCCGCACCTACGACAACGCCGACGCAATCCGCATCCTCGACGCCTGGTGGCCCCTGCTCGTCCCCGCACAGTTCAAGGACCTCGGACCGGATCTCTACGGCGCGCTCGTCGCCAACCTGAAGATCGACGAGCGGCCGGGCGCACAGGGATCCGCCTTCCAGAGCGGCTGGTGGGGCTTCGTCCAGCGCGACCTGAGGAAGGTCCTCGGTGACCCGGTCCAAGCACCGCAACCCGTGACGTACTGCGGCGCCGGGTCGCTCGCCGCCTGCAGGTCGGTCCTGACCGACACCTTGCTCGCGGCCGCCAAGGTGCCGGCCTCGACGACCTACCCGGCGACCGCGGACTGCGCGGCGGGCGATCAGTTCTGCGCCGACCAGATCGCGCACAACCCGATGGGCGGCATCACCCAGGACCGGATCGCGTGGGTGAACCGGCCGACGTACCAGCAGGTGATCGAGTTCCCGGCGAAGCGCGGTGACGATGTCAGCAACCTGGCGGCCGGGAAGACGGCGACCGCGAGCAGCTACGAGAAGGGCTGGTACAACTCGCCGCCCGCGCTGGCCGTCGACGGGAAGCTGGACACCAGATGGGCGAGCGACTGGTCCGATCCGCAGTGGCTGAAGGTTGATCTCGGCAACGAGCAGAACGTGAGCCGGGTGGTGCTGCGGTGGGAGGCGGCGTACGCGAAGGGGTACCGCATGGAGGTGTCGCGGGACGGCTCGACCTGGCAGCGGGTGTACGCGACAACGGCCGGAGACGGCGGGACGGACGTGGTGCGGTTCGGCGCCGTTCCGGCCCGGTATGTGCGCGTCACCGGGACGCAGCGTGCGACATCGTACGGCTATTCACTCTACGAGCTGCAGGTCTTCAGATGTTGA
- a CDS encoding alpha/beta fold hydrolase, whose protein sequence is MTKNPRRRRRLLIALGVVGGLVVSTALALRTPSPVGHWNSAAGYDDYRAKYEAAMRDLPTPSAVRDVRTEYGVVRVYRYSGAKNGLHPLVLLPGTSSGTPVWADNLKSLLAIGDVYALDLLGEPGMSVQSKPITSDEDKAAWLDQTLAALPEQRFNLLGLSIGGWTAMNLAVRRPDRIATVTTLDAVFVYDGLPLEVVIRSLPATVKWLPRSWRDSFNSYTAGGKPVEHVPIADMIEAGMKNYTMRQPQPQRITEQQLTALPMPVLAIIAGRSVMHDPPTARSTAERALRTKTVAFYPDASHAINGEYPDRIASDLRTFLTAYGR, encoded by the coding sequence GTGACCAAGAATCCACGTCGCCGCCGGCGCCTGCTGATCGCCCTCGGCGTCGTCGGCGGTCTCGTCGTCAGCACGGCACTCGCGCTCCGTACGCCGTCCCCGGTCGGGCACTGGAACAGCGCCGCCGGCTACGACGACTACCGCGCCAAGTACGAGGCCGCGATGCGCGACCTGCCCACCCCGTCCGCGGTCCGCGACGTCCGCACGGAGTACGGCGTCGTCCGCGTCTACCGGTACTCGGGCGCCAAGAACGGGCTGCACCCGCTCGTGCTGCTTCCCGGTACGTCGTCGGGGACGCCGGTCTGGGCCGACAACCTGAAGTCGCTGCTCGCGATCGGCGACGTCTACGCACTCGACCTGCTCGGCGAGCCCGGGATGAGTGTCCAGAGCAAACCGATCACCTCCGACGAGGACAAGGCGGCGTGGCTGGACCAGACCCTGGCGGCCCTGCCGGAGCAGCGGTTCAACCTGCTCGGGCTCTCGATCGGCGGCTGGACCGCGATGAACCTCGCCGTCCGCCGGCCGGACCGGATCGCGACGGTCACCACCCTGGACGCGGTCTTCGTGTACGACGGCCTGCCGCTGGAGGTGGTGATCCGTTCGCTGCCGGCCACGGTGAAGTGGCTGCCGCGGTCCTGGCGGGACAGCTTCAACTCCTACACCGCCGGCGGCAAGCCGGTGGAGCACGTCCCGATCGCCGACATGATCGAGGCCGGCATGAAGAACTACACGATGCGCCAGCCGCAGCCGCAGCGGATCACCGAGCAACAGTTGACCGCCCTGCCCATGCCGGTCCTCGCGATCATCGCCGGCCGCTCGGTGATGCACGACCCGCCGACGGCCCGCAGTACCGCCGAACGCGCGCTCCGGACGAAGACCGTCGCGTTCTATCCCGACGCCTCGCACGCGATCAACGGTGAGTACCCCGACCGGATCGCGAGCGATCTGCGGACGTTCCTCACGGCGTACGGCCGCTGA
- a CDS encoding GH1 family beta-glucosidase — protein MTADLTFPEGFRWGVSTSAYQIEGAVAEGGRGTSTWDTFCAEPGRILNGDTGAVACDHYHRYAEDVALMRELGVDTYRFSFAWPRIQPSGSGPGNAAGLDFYDRLIDTLLGAGIQPAPTLYHWDTPQPLEDAGGWLSRDITDRFAEYAGILGARFADRVPMWITINEPMVLTLMGYSLGAHAPGKELLFDALPVAHHQLLAHGRAVQALRAAGAREIGIASNHAPTWPASDSAEDKEAAALYDNLINWLFADPIILGEYPSGMGDGMPGPVADDLEVISTPVDFFGINHYAPVSVGVATGQADTAATDGVLLPPGLPFEPRTLTGYPTTDFGWPVVPDAFGEILRTFRQRYGEKLPPIYITENGCAINDEPVDGVVSDQRRIDYLDGYLRSLKAAMDDGIDVRGYFQWSLLDNFEWAAGYSQRFGLVHVDFETLERTPKASYHWFRDVISQSRR, from the coding sequence ATGACAGCTGACTTGACATTCCCGGAGGGATTCCGGTGGGGGGTCTCGACGTCGGCGTACCAGATCGAGGGTGCCGTGGCCGAGGGCGGCCGCGGCACCTCCACCTGGGACACCTTCTGCGCCGAACCGGGCCGCATCCTCAACGGCGACACTGGCGCTGTCGCGTGCGACCACTATCACCGGTACGCCGAGGACGTCGCGCTGATGCGTGAGCTGGGCGTGGACACCTACCGGTTCTCGTTCGCGTGGCCGCGGATCCAGCCGTCGGGGAGCGGACCGGGGAACGCGGCCGGCCTGGACTTCTACGACCGGCTGATCGACACGCTGCTCGGCGCCGGGATCCAGCCGGCGCCGACGCTGTACCACTGGGACACCCCGCAGCCGCTCGAGGACGCGGGCGGCTGGCTGTCCCGCGACATCACCGACCGGTTCGCGGAGTACGCCGGGATCCTCGGCGCCCGGTTCGCGGATCGGGTGCCGATGTGGATCACGATCAACGAGCCGATGGTGCTGACGCTGATGGGCTACTCGCTCGGTGCGCACGCGCCCGGCAAGGAGCTGCTGTTCGACGCGCTTCCGGTCGCGCATCACCAGCTGCTCGCGCACGGCCGCGCGGTGCAGGCGCTGCGGGCCGCGGGCGCCCGGGAGATCGGCATCGCGTCGAACCACGCGCCGACCTGGCCGGCGAGCGACAGCGCGGAGGACAAGGAAGCCGCAGCGCTGTACGACAACCTGATCAACTGGCTGTTCGCCGATCCGATCATCCTCGGCGAGTACCCGTCCGGGATGGGCGACGGGATGCCCGGGCCGGTCGCCGACGACCTCGAGGTGATCTCGACCCCGGTCGACTTCTTCGGCATCAACCACTACGCGCCGGTGTCCGTCGGGGTCGCCACCGGCCAGGCCGACACCGCCGCGACCGACGGCGTCCTGCTGCCGCCGGGCCTGCCCTTCGAGCCGCGGACGCTGACCGGCTACCCGACCACCGACTTCGGCTGGCCGGTCGTGCCGGACGCGTTCGGCGAGATCCTGCGGACCTTCCGGCAGCGGTACGGCGAGAAGCTGCCGCCGATCTACATCACCGAGAACGGGTGCGCGATCAACGACGAGCCGGTCGACGGGGTGGTATCGGACCAGCGCCGGATCGACTACCTGGACGGCTACCTGCGGTCGTTGAAGGCCGCGATGGACGACGGCATCGATGTCCGGGGGTACTTCCAGTGGTCGTTGCTGGACAACTTCGAGTGGGCGGCCGGATACTCGCAGCGGTTCGGTCTGGTGCATGTGGATTTCGAGACGCTGGAGCGGACGCCCAAGGCGTCGTACCACTGGTTCCGTGATGTGATCTCGCAGAGCCGGCGATGA
- the soxR gene encoding redox-sensitive transcriptional activator SoxR, with product MREENVPSKEHWLSIGEIAQRSGVAASALRFYEDQGLIASRRTAGNQRQYQRSTLRRIAFVQAAQRVGLALSEIRQALDSLPEDRTPTRADWSKLSKSWRSRLDERIAELERLRDDLDGCIGCGCLSLQRCNLYNKEDRLSTRGPGARLLNVGIPGEAS from the coding sequence ATGCGAGAGGAGAACGTCCCGAGCAAGGAGCACTGGCTCTCGATCGGGGAGATCGCGCAGCGGTCCGGGGTGGCGGCGTCGGCGTTGCGGTTCTACGAGGACCAAGGCCTGATCGCGTCCCGCCGTACCGCCGGCAACCAGCGGCAGTACCAGCGCAGCACGTTGCGCCGGATCGCCTTCGTACAGGCGGCACAGCGCGTCGGGCTCGCGCTCTCCGAGATCAGACAGGCCCTGGACTCGCTTCCCGAGGACCGTACGCCGACCCGCGCCGACTGGAGCAAGCTGTCGAAGTCCTGGCGCAGCCGCCTCGACGAGCGCATCGCCGAGCTCGAGCGGCTCCGCGACGACCTCGACGGCTGCATCGGCTGCGGCTGCCTCAGCCTCCAGCGCTGCAACCTGTACAACAAGGAGGACCGCCTCTCCACCCGCGGTCCCGGTGCCCGCCTGCTCAACGTCGGCATCCCCGGAGAAGCGTCCTAG
- a CDS encoding transposase: MRQKAVLNRGILAQGWGLLVQRLHHKAPGRVEKVNPAYTSQTCSACGHVAAENRESQAVFRCVACRHEANADVNAAINIANTVAAGRAVNARRETAVLVSEKREPQQAPPSVA; the protein is encoded by the coding sequence GTGCGGCAGAAGGCCGTCCTCAACCGAGGAATCCTCGCCCAGGGTTGGGGCCTGCTCGTTCAGCGTCTGCATCACAAGGCGCCGGGCCGGGTCGAGAAGGTCAATCCTGCGTACACGTCGCAGACCTGCAGCGCCTGTGGGCACGTCGCAGCGGAGAACCGCGAGAGCCAAGCGGTGTTCCGGTGCGTCGCCTGTCGGCACGAGGCCAACGCCGACGTGAACGCCGCCATCAACATCGCAAACACTGTCGCGGCTGGACGGGCCGTGAACGCACGCCGAGAGACTGCCGTACTGGTCTCTGAGAAGCGTGAACCCCAACAAGCACCCCCATCGGTCGCATAG
- a CDS encoding YbjQ family protein: MSQNFPPNQPYPPQQPGYQQGPPPGYQGPPPGYQQGPPPQQGFGQQGNYQPAPSNAPHVAPQGSPYPVLVSTMNDLPGYTAEKVYGEVFGLTVRSRDFGSNFTASFRSLGGGEVPEYTQMLAESRHVAVMRMCQMAQQMGANAILAMRFDCNEIANTMSEVAAYGTAVVVRKVEPPRPKDKTPDEDDANDS; this comes from the coding sequence ATGAGCCAGAACTTTCCTCCGAACCAGCCGTATCCGCCGCAGCAGCCGGGCTACCAGCAGGGTCCGCCGCCCGGGTACCAGGGGCCGCCGCCCGGGTACCAGCAGGGCCCGCCGCCGCAGCAAGGATTCGGCCAGCAGGGCAACTATCAACCGGCCCCGTCGAACGCGCCACATGTCGCGCCGCAGGGTTCGCCGTACCCGGTGCTGGTCTCGACGATGAACGACCTGCCCGGATACACCGCGGAGAAGGTGTACGGCGAGGTGTTCGGGCTGACCGTGCGGAGCCGCGACTTCGGGTCGAACTTCACCGCGAGCTTCCGGTCGCTGGGCGGCGGCGAGGTGCCGGAGTACACCCAGATGCTGGCCGAGTCGCGGCACGTCGCGGTGATGCGGATGTGCCAGATGGCACAGCAGATGGGCGCGAACGCGATCCTCGCGATGCGGTTCGACTGCAACGAGATCGCGAACACGATGAGCGAGGTGGCCGCCTACGGTACGGCGGTCGTGGTCCGGAAGGTCGAGCCGCCGCGACCCAAGGACAAGACACCCGACGAGGACGATGCGAATGACAGCTGA
- a CDS encoding aminotransferase class V-fold PLP-dependent enzyme, whose translation MTTTLGNTMGIHDRYRLSVVINAKGTYTPLGVSRSSDGVAAAVAQALPEFFVMDELGDRASEAIAQMTGAPAGAVVHCTAAGVTLAVAATMTGGDPRRTAALPDTTDMHNRVVLPACHVVDYGHSNLQGIRLAGAQVDLAGDEDSCTIADLEAELDGPDVACLMLVSSRLTRGEPIDLSAAIRAAHRRGVPAIIDGAAQFPRIADLLATGADLVLVSGQKYLGSPTAGIAAGTWSLVQALRAQEKGIGRVMKPTKEAIVGVLAALEEWQAFDRVKWEADEQAKVDAFVGAVSRIPDVTVEAVPDPTGLPVSRVLLKVADAKRVATELEAGSPPIYVMTDRMAEGELMLELVPLDAEEIATVVARLWAVLT comes from the coding sequence GTGACCACTACGCTCGGCAACACCATGGGCATTCATGATCGTTACCGGTTGAGTGTGGTGATCAACGCCAAGGGCACGTACACCCCGCTCGGGGTGTCCCGGAGTTCCGACGGGGTGGCGGCAGCCGTCGCGCAGGCCCTGCCTGAGTTCTTCGTGATGGACGAGCTGGGCGATCGCGCCAGCGAGGCCATCGCGCAGATGACCGGCGCCCCGGCCGGCGCGGTCGTGCACTGCACCGCGGCCGGCGTCACGCTCGCGGTCGCGGCCACGATGACGGGCGGCGATCCCCGGCGTACGGCGGCGTTGCCGGACACCACCGACATGCACAACCGCGTCGTGCTGCCGGCGTGCCACGTGGTCGACTACGGCCACTCCAACCTGCAGGGCATCCGGCTCGCCGGCGCGCAGGTCGACCTGGCCGGCGACGAGGACAGCTGCACCATCGCCGACCTCGAGGCAGAGCTCGACGGGCCGGACGTCGCGTGCCTGATGCTGGTGTCGTCACGGCTGACGCGGGGCGAGCCGATCGATCTCTCGGCGGCGATCCGGGCCGCGCACCGTCGCGGCGTACCGGCGATCATCGACGGCGCGGCGCAGTTCCCGCGGATCGCGGACCTGCTGGCGACTGGCGCGGATCTGGTGCTGGTCAGCGGGCAGAAGTACCTTGGCTCGCCGACCGCCGGAATCGCGGCCGGTACGTGGTCGCTGGTGCAGGCGTTGCGCGCCCAGGAGAAGGGCATCGGGCGGGTGATGAAGCCGACGAAGGAAGCAATCGTCGGCGTACTCGCGGCACTCGAGGAGTGGCAGGCGTTCGACCGGGTGAAGTGGGAGGCTGACGAGCAGGCCAAGGTCGACGCGTTCGTCGGCGCGGTGTCGCGGATCCCCGACGTCACGGTCGAGGCGGTCCCGGACCCGACCGGTCTTCCGGTGTCCCGGGTGCTGCTGAAGGTTGCCGACGCCAAACGGGTCGCCACCGAGCTCGAGGCCGGCAGCCCGCCCATCTACGTGATGACCGACCGAATGGCCGAAGGCGAGCTGATGCTGGAGCTCGTGCCGTTGGACGCGGAAGAGATCGCGACAGTCGTCGCCCGGTTGTGGGCCGTTCTGACCTGA